CTGGGGTAAAACGTCCAACCGTCCAACCAACCCATATGGAAGGTGCCCTCAGTTCCGTAGAAGTAGCAACCGATATTGTGTTTCTCAGCTTGGTTGGCCGCGTACTGCCGATGTTCCCAAACGGCAGTAAAGTCTTCAAACTCATAGTTCACTACCTGTGTATCGGGGGCAGTGGTACTGTCTTCTCTGATATGGCGAGCCGCCACCGAATGCACTGATTTAGGTGCTTTCTCCTCCGTCCACCACAAAACCTGATCCAGCCAATGGATACCCCAGTCGCCGATCTGCCCGTTGGCAAACTCCAGAAAATGTCGAAATCCCTTAGGGTGAATGCGTTCATTGTAGGGAACTAACGCAGCGGGGCCGCACCACATATCCCAATCTAAACCAGCCGGAGGTTCAGAATTAGGCGTAATCTCTCCAGCTCCTCCAGGATAGTGGACGAAAGCCCGTACCATTCCAATTTTTCCGGCTCGCCCCGACTTCAAAAATTCCATTCCAGAAATGTTATGAGGCGAAACCCGACGATGAGTACCTACCTGCACCATACGATTGTTGGCCCGAGCCGCCTGCACCATTGCCTTGCCTTCGTTAACAGTATGCCCGATAGGTTTTTCTACGTACACGTGCGCCCCGGCTTCTACTGCCGCAATGGTTTGCAGCGGGTGCCAGTGATCGGGGGTAGCTACAATAACGATCTCGGGCTTCTCAGCCGCCAGTAACTCTCGGTAGTCGGTATAACGCTTAGGGCGATCACTGGTAAGTTTTCCTGTTTCTTCCATAGCCTGATCGAGCTGGCGTTGATCTACATCGCAAAGAGCAACCACTTTAGATCGGTCAGCCGCGATGGCTTCGCGAAGAATATTCATGCCCCACCAACCACTACCAATTAGGGCGGTGGTATACTTTTTATTTTGGGAAGGAGAAGGTAAAGAGAAAGGCGAATAAGCCAAACTAGCTCCGGCGGTAGCCCCCGCACTAGATTTAATAAAGTCTCGTCGATTCATCCAGAATGTAGGTTGTGTATGGTTTATGACGAAGATACACAGGATTTTTGCAAAATGAAAAGTACTTTGCCCAAGGCGTAAGAAGCAAGATTACTGACTTTAGGCTATCGTTAAATGCGTGCTCTTACAAAAGCAAAATTTGACTGCCTTACTTCAAAAAGGTATAAAAAGTTACAAGGTAAGAACAGACTTTTGATAACAATGTATAAGTGAATTTAACCTTTCACCTTTGAATACTAGTTTTAGTAATCCTAAAACGTTATTAGACTGCAACATTGATGACCCCTTCAGAGAAATCGAGAAAGCTCATTGACTTACACCGAATCAAGGATAAAGTTGTGGCTTTAGTAGCTATTTCTGTATTAGTACTTATTGTCACATCGGTTACCCAATACTTTCTTGGTAAGAGCACCCAGCGCGTACTAAACACCATACAAACGCTCCGGATTCAGGTACCTATCGCTACATCGGAAATTATCAGTGGTGCCAATCGAGTAGCCGCATCGCAAAGAGCTTATCTGATGACGGGCAAAAATGATTTTAAAGAAGAAAGAAAAGCTGTATGGAAAGAACAGATAGAGCCTGCTGTGGAGAATCTATCTGAACTTCGGGAGCTAATGCAAGTAGAGGAACACCAACAAGCGGTTGACCAAGCGATAATAATAATTGACCAATACAACACAATACAGGAAGGAATAGACAAGTTTTTTGAGAGTCGTTTGAAGGGAATTAGTGCGGCTTCTATGATTAATGCAGATATTCCCCTAGAAGATGTTCAGCGAAAGATAGCCGAACGTGAGCAATTGGTTGACCAACTGAATGAGCTTATTGTTACGAAAGCGTCGCCAGCCAGGAAAGCACTCAGAAACTACCTGATGCCCTTGAAAAAGGCGCAAGAAGAGCTACTACGAAAAGATAATATCAGTGCAACGCGGAACATTGACCAATCTAATCTTATTGTTACACTGGTAGCCATTGTGGCCAATATTTTAGTGATTATTGTGGCGACTACCTTAATACGAAGCTTACGAAGATCAATCGCTCAGCCTACCAATCTACTCAAGAAAATGGCCAAGGGAGAATTAAACGAAAATATAGAAGCCTCTCATGACGAACTTAATGAAGTTATTGATGCTTCCCGAATACTAAGCTCTAACTTGGAGCGGGCTAGCGAGTTTGCCGTTGAAATTGGTGAAGGTAACTTTGACCATGAGTTTACTCCCGCCAGTGAAAATGACTTACTAGGTAATTCGCTACTGCAAATGCGAAATAAGCTACAGCAGGTAGCCGAACAAGACCGCCAAACAAATTGGGTAACGAACGGACAGGCTCAACTGAGTGATATCTTACGAAGGGAGGCTAAGCACGAAGATGAGCTGCACGATGCTATTATTCAGTTCTTAGTAAAATACTTTAATGCTAACCAAGGTGTACTGTTTTTACTGGAAACAGAAGAGGATCAGGAAGTACTAAAACTTACGGCATCTTACGCCTACGGAAGAAAGAAATTTATACAGAGTAGTTTTTTACCCGGTGAGGGGCTAATTGGTCAAATATTTTTGGAGAAGGAAATTACGGTGATGAATGAGATACCTGAAGATCATGTCAGCATCACCTCGGGTTTAGGCCAATCTCCACCAAACTACATTGTTATCTGTCCGCTAATTAGCAACGATGTCTGCTACGGTGTATTTGAAATTGCTTCATTCTCAGCGTTTGAAGAGTACCGAATTGAGCTGCTGGCCAAACTAGGAGAGCAAATTGCCACTACGCTGTCGAAGGTTAAAATTAACAATCAAACTCGGCTTCTTTTAGAAGAAGCCCGGCAGCAAACCGAAGAGCTGCGGTCGCAAGAGGAGGAGATGCAACAAAACATGGAGGAGCTATCGGCTACCCAGGAAGAAATGACTCGAAAAGAAAAAGAATATCAGCAGATTATTCAGGAATTGAAAGATAAAATTACTCAACAAGAAGCCTAGACAGTCAGCAGGTTGTTTATCTACCCAAGCAACCAAGTGCTTATTTCTCTTGGTGCATGACTACCGTCATCTTTTTTGTTATTGTTGAGCCAAGTATGGTATCTTGGCCGAATGGAAGGTGAGATCAGTTTGCACGCAATGGCTGGCTTGTACGTGGTAGCCGGTATATTTCATTTCGTAAAGCCCAACATGTACGAAGCGGTAATTCCACCTTATTTGCCAAACCCCAGAGCATTGGTGCTGATTAGTGGTTTTTTTGAGATTGCTTTCGGGGTAGGATTACTGTTTGAAGAAACGAGAGAATTATCTGCCTGGGGCATTATGCTCATGTTGCTGGTCTTTCTTCCGGCTCACATTTACATGCTGCAATCTGAGAAATTTGGGAGCATTCCGGCTTGGGCACTTTGGCTGCGAATCCCGCTACAGTTTGTACTGATCTACTGGGCGTATCAGTTTGCCTAGTTACTCGCTTCGGAGGGAATCTACCGGATTAGCCCGGGCAGTTCGTATCGACTGATAGCCGACCGTTAGCCAAGCGATGAGTAAAGCGGCTATGCCTGCTAAAGCAAAAATTCCTACCGATAATTCTACTTGGTACTCGAAGTCTTGCAGCCATTGTCTCATCAGATAATAAGCGATTGGGCTGGCAATTACGAAACTAATGGTTACTAGTCGGGTGAAATCACTGGACAGAAGCCAAACTAAGTGAGTGATTGAAGCCCCCAGTACCTTACGCACGCCAATTTCTTTAGTACGTTGCTCGGCAGTGAAGGAAGCTAACCCCAATAATCCCAAACAAGAAATAAGAATAGCTAGCGTGGCAAAAATAGTAGATAGCTTGCCAATCGTTTCTTCTCGCTGATACGCTTCCTGAAAGGTTTGGTCTAAAAACTTATACTCAAACGGATAGGCTGGATTAATCGCTTCGGCAACTTTTTTCATACTAGCGAGTGCTTCGGCAGTTTTTCCGGTTTCGGTACGAACAAATATAAGATACGTATCATCTGGAGTTAAACGCATAATGAGTGGGTCAATCTGCTCGTGTAGTGAGGCCGCGTGGAAATCTTCTACTATGCCAATGATCTTCCCAGACTCATCCCACACAGTTAGGCCTTCACCTACCGGATTGACTAAACCCATAGCTCGGGCAGCCGCCTCGTTGATAACATAGTTCGTAGTATCCGTAGAAAAATCAGGGGAGAAATATCTGCCATCCTTAAGCCTCATACCCATGGTTGATACAAAATCGTATTCCGCGTTAACGATCATGAATTCCATATCATCATCTTGCTGCTTTCCTTCCCACTCAACATTTCCGGTAGAGCGACCTACGCTAAGCGGACTTTGGCTACTGGACGTTACTGCTGATATTCCGGGTTGCTGCATAAGCTGTTGTTTATAGGTTTCGTACTGATCGAGGAGAGCACCTTCCCGGTAGGTATAAATCACATTTTCTTTCTCTAAGCCCAAGTCTTTATTTAGGATGTAATTGACCTGCTCGTATACAATGATGGTTCCGATTACCAGCAAAATAGATACGGCAAATTGGAAGACTACCAAGCCCTTTCTAAAGAGTGCTGCTCCCTGACTCTTCTGTACGGTTCCCTTTAGCACTCGGGCGGGTTGAAAAGAGGACAGAAATAAAGCGGGATAACTTCCGGCCAGTAGTCCAGTGAATAGAATAATGCCCGCAGCCATGCTGAGTATGGTGGGGTCAAGATAATTGATGGTGATGCTTTTATCGGTGAGCTGATTGAAAAAAGGAAGTGATAGCTCTACCAGCAGCACAGCTAGCGAAAGAGCAAACAATACCACCAGGGTTGACTCGGTCATGAACTGACCGATCAATGAATTTTTATTGGCGCCAATGGCTTTGCGTACCCCAACTTCTTTCGCTCGCTGACCAGACCGAGCCGTTGCGAGGTTCATGAAATTGATACAGGCGATTATCAGCATAAATACGGCTACTACCGAGAAAATCCGCACATACGTAATTCGCCCACCTATCAGGTGTCCGTTCTCGTACTTGCTGTACAAGTGGCGGTCAGCGTAGGGCTTAAGAAAGACATCAGCATCATCGTATGTCTGACGTTCATCGACTATATCTTTGATTTTACTATTCAGTTGGGTAATGTCAGTTTGGGCAGCGACCAGCACAAACAAACGAAGACCATTGCTACCCCAATCTTCTACCCAACTATTATCGCGGATAAATCGCTTCATCGGTCGCACAAAGTCAAAGTCAATGGAGGATTGCTTCGGTATATCGCGAAACACTCCGCTCACTCGCAAATCTTCCCGATCTTCAAAGCGAAGAATTTTACCTACGGCACTCTGATCGCCGAAATATTTCTGCGCCATTGTTTCCGATATCACAATAGCATTCATTTCGTTAAGCACCGTAGCCGGGTCGCCCTCCGTAAGCGGATAAGAAAATATCTCAAAGAAATCTTCTCCCACGTAGTTGCCCTGCTCACGGTAGCTATTTTCATCGTAAGCAAGTAATGACTCTTCTTCCCAAGAGATTAATTCCGCTGCTTTAATCTCCGGAAATTCGTCTTCTAATGCTTGCGCCAGCGGTTTAGGAGTTGTCTGGTAAGTAAGGGTTGGACCACTGGCGTAATGCACATTTCGCAATACCTGATACAACCTTTGCCCGTTAGCATGAAAACGATCTATCTGGTATTCGCTCTGAACCCATAGAAAAATGAGGAAGCTGCTGGCAAGCCCGATGGCTAAGCCTAGAATATTGATGAAAGTATAGTTTTTTTTCTTAGCAAAACTACGGAGTGCGGTCAGGAGGTAATTACGAAGCATAACGAGTAATGGCTAATGAGTGATGATTAATGGATAATGAGCGATGCTTCTTCATCAGTCATTAATCATAGCTAAGAAAAAGCTATGCCAATGTCCAGAAGAAAGCTACAACCATGTTTAGCCATTTTTTAGCTGTTCAGATGCGGACATTTTTGTACGAGGGCGAACATAGCGAAGCTACAATATGTCTTTCTCAGTTTTAAACTTTACCGCTCGCACCATTTCAGCTTTACCGGGAGGGCCTGGTAATGTTTCTACCTGCAAACTTAGCGACTTTAGGTCACGCTTTAATTGCCCCTTCGCTGAGTAGGTAACCCATATTCCCTCGGAGGATAATAAATTGGTAACTTTCTCAATAATAGGTTTTTCCCAGAGTTCAGGCTGTTTATTGGGAGCAAATGCGTCGAAGTAGATGAGATCATAATGCCCACTAAATTTGACACTTTGCAATTCAATCGGCCACTTTTCCAGGGAAAAGTTACTAGTTAGTGCAACCATTTGGTTTTCATCAGCCTGGTGAATTGCTTTGAAATACGCTTGCTGCTTTTGCGGTTCAGATTGAATATAATTGAGTTGCTGAAGAATTTCTTCCGCAATCGGATAAGGTTCTAGTGTAGTGTACTGAAACTGAATATGAGGAAGTTTATCGGCCTCCAGCATCGTGAGCCAAGCATTCAGACCCGTTCCTAATCCAATCTCTAATATTTTTATGGCCGTGTCGGACGGATGCAATTCCAACCAATGCTGTAACCCATGCTGAATAAACACGTGCTTGGACTCGCGTAACGCTCCGTGCCGAGAGTGGTAAGTTTCGTCTAAGTTGGTGTTGAGCAGGGTATAAGAGCCATCTCCCGTCTCGAGAATCTGAAGAGCAGACATACGATAGAAATTATGGTTGTTTCTCCTAACTTAACTAGGGCGAAGGACAAGAGTTAACAAAATAGCATGAGGCTCTAAATAGAAAGCCACCCTAGCGAGGCCAACGTGGCTAATCTGAATGATTTAGCATATTTGGACTAGCCAAGTGCGTCTGCTCCGGCTACAATCTCCAGAATTTCTTTGGTAATGGCGGCTTGGCGCGTACGGTTGTAGGTAAGTCGCAAATCTTTCAGCAGCTCTCCGGCATTTTCGGTGGCCTGATCCATGGCAGTCATGCGGGCACCCTGCTCAGCCGCGTTCGACTCGAGCATCGCCTTGTAAAACTGCACTTTCAAAGACTGCGGAATTAATTCTTCTACAATAAACGTTTCCGAAGGCTCGTAGATGTAATCAATATTACTCGCCTGATCTTCGTCGTTCGTATCTTCAATCGGCAGAAACTGCTCAAAAGTAGGAATTTGAGTAGCTACATTTTTGAACTGATTGTACACCAAGATCACCTTATCCACCTCACCTTCTTGGTAAAGCTTCATCACATACTCAGCAGCATGACGAGCATTCTCGAAGGTAGATGCAGAAAATAGATCTTTATAG
This region of Tunicatimonas pelagia genomic DNA includes:
- a CDS encoding Gfo/Idh/MocA family oxidoreductase yields the protein MNRRDFIKSSAGATAGASLAYSPFSLPSPSQNKKYTTALIGSGWWGMNILREAIAADRSKVVALCDVDQRQLDQAMEETGKLTSDRPKRYTDYRELLAAEKPEIVIVATPDHWHPLQTIAAVEAGAHVYVEKPIGHTVNEGKAMVQAARANNRMVQVGTHRRVSPHNISGMEFLKSGRAGKIGMVRAFVHYPGGAGEITPNSEPPAGLDWDMWCGPAALVPYNERIHPKGFRHFLEFANGQIGDWGIHWLDQVLWWTEEKAPKSVHSVAARHIREDSTTAPDTQVVNYEFEDFTAVWEHRQYAANQAEKHNIGCYFYGTEGTFHMGWLDGWTFYPSKKGGEIIHVEPQLRDPDKQNIKELWTDFLSSIESDKLPVCDIEIGHRSTNMSLLGMLSHQLGRSVTWDDDKGVIPNDPEANALLQRKYRDPWEYPKIT
- the mnmD gene encoding tRNA (5-methylaminomethyl-2-thiouridine)(34)-methyltransferase MnmD — translated: MSALQILETGDGSYTLLNTNLDETYHSRHGALRESKHVFIQHGLQHWLELHPSDTAIKILEIGLGTGLNAWLTMLEADKLPHIQFQYTTLEPYPIAEEILQQLNYIQSEPQKQQAYFKAIHQADENQMVALTSNFSLEKWPIELQSVKFSGHYDLIYFDAFAPNKQPELWEKPIIEKVTNLLSSEGIWVTYSAKGQLKRDLKSLSLQVETLPGPPGKAEMVRAVKFKTEKDIL
- a CDS encoding GAF domain-containing protein; its protein translation is MTPSEKSRKLIDLHRIKDKVVALVAISVLVLIVTSVTQYFLGKSTQRVLNTIQTLRIQVPIATSEIISGANRVAASQRAYLMTGKNDFKEERKAVWKEQIEPAVENLSELRELMQVEEHQQAVDQAIIIIDQYNTIQEGIDKFFESRLKGISAASMINADIPLEDVQRKIAEREQLVDQLNELIVTKASPARKALRNYLMPLKKAQEELLRKDNISATRNIDQSNLIVTLVAIVANILVIIVATTLIRSLRRSIAQPTNLLKKMAKGELNENIEASHDELNEVIDASRILSSNLERASEFAVEIGEGNFDHEFTPASENDLLGNSLLQMRNKLQQVAEQDRQTNWVTNGQAQLSDILRREAKHEDELHDAIIQFLVKYFNANQGVLFLLETEEDQEVLKLTASYAYGRKKFIQSSFLPGEGLIGQIFLEKEITVMNEIPEDHVSITSGLGQSPPNYIVICPLISNDVCYGVFEIASFSAFEEYRIELLAKLGEQIATTLSKVKINNQTRLLLEEARQQTEELRSQEEEMQQNMEELSATQEEMTRKEKEYQQIIQELKDKITQQEA
- a CDS encoding ABC transporter permease, with product MLRNYLLTALRSFAKKKNYTFINILGLAIGLASSFLIFLWVQSEYQIDRFHANGQRLYQVLRNVHYASGPTLTYQTTPKPLAQALEDEFPEIKAAELISWEEESLLAYDENSYREQGNYVGEDFFEIFSYPLTEGDPATVLNEMNAIVISETMAQKYFGDQSAVGKILRFEDREDLRVSGVFRDIPKQSSIDFDFVRPMKRFIRDNSWVEDWGSNGLRLFVLVAAQTDITQLNSKIKDIVDERQTYDDADVFLKPYADRHLYSKYENGHLIGGRITYVRIFSVVAVFMLIIACINFMNLATARSGQRAKEVGVRKAIGANKNSLIGQFMTESTLVVLFALSLAVLLVELSLPFFNQLTDKSITINYLDPTILSMAAGIILFTGLLAGSYPALFLSSFQPARVLKGTVQKSQGAALFRKGLVVFQFAVSILLVIGTIIVYEQVNYILNKDLGLEKENVIYTYREGALLDQYETYKQQLMQQPGISAVTSSSQSPLSVGRSTGNVEWEGKQQDDDMEFMIVNAEYDFVSTMGMRLKDGRYFSPDFSTDTTNYVINEAAARAMGLVNPVGEGLTVWDESGKIIGIVEDFHAASLHEQIDPLIMRLTPDDTYLIFVRTETGKTAEALASMKKVAEAINPAYPFEYKFLDQTFQEAYQREETIGKLSTIFATLAILISCLGLLGLASFTAEQRTKEIGVRKVLGASITHLVWLLSSDFTRLVTISFVIASPIAYYLMRQWLQDFEYQVELSVGIFALAGIAALLIAWLTVGYQSIRTARANPVDSLRSE
- the atpG gene encoding ATP synthase F1 subunit gamma produces the protein MASLKEVKNRIATVKSTQQITKAMKMVAASKLRKSQDRLLQMRPYAQKLTQLLANVSSNLSEENVSEYAQPRDVKNVLLVTFSSDRGLCGAFNANLFRNTRQFIAAEYEFYERNERLSVMTIGQKSFDYYKRRGYTIINDYKDLFSASTFENARHAAEYVMKLYQEGEVDKVILVYNQFKNVATQIPTFEQFLPIEDTNDEDQASNIDYIYEPSETFIVEELIPQSLKVQFYKAMLESNAAEQGARMTAMDQATENAGELLKDLRLTYNRTRQAAITKEILEIVAGADALG
- a CDS encoding DoxX family protein, with the translated sequence MEGEISLHAMAGLYVVAGIFHFVKPNMYEAVIPPYLPNPRALVLISGFFEIAFGVGLLFEETRELSAWGIMLMLLVFLPAHIYMLQSEKFGSIPAWALWLRIPLQFVLIYWAYQFA